A section of the Roseomonas marmotae genome encodes:
- a CDS encoding 1-phosphofructokinase family hexose kinase, whose product MQRDATSRIATVTLSPALDLTIRMPRLRPGEVNRTGPAELRPAGKGVNVAVMLAVLGEAPLAAALLGQDDIPAFGQFLRPFGIDTEFVPLAGRCRINVKLVEAEAGQVTDINPAGPPASLASLEELGARLARHAPGIAVLAGSLPQGLPPDAWVILMRALPAGGCKLLLDSSGPAFEAALAAGPALVKPNRAELAGLLGRPLPDRPALIQAALELRARGVERVVVSDGGAGALFLWPEAMLWARPPKVTLTTTVGAGDAMVAGLAAAMARDLDAEAAARLASGCAAAAVSRDVGAMGGGVPRLEEIQRLAAATEVEAL is encoded by the coding sequence ATGCAACGTGACGCCACGTCCCGGATCGCCACGGTCACGCTGAGCCCGGCTCTCGACCTGACGATCCGGATGCCCCGCCTGCGGCCGGGGGAGGTGAACCGCACCGGACCCGCGGAATTACGGCCAGCTGGGAAGGGCGTGAACGTGGCCGTCATGCTGGCGGTGCTCGGGGAGGCGCCGCTTGCCGCCGCGCTGCTGGGGCAGGACGATATCCCGGCTTTCGGGCAGTTCCTGCGTCCCTTCGGCATCGATACGGAGTTCGTCCCCCTGGCGGGACGCTGCCGTATCAACGTCAAGCTCGTGGAGGCGGAGGCAGGGCAGGTGACCGACATCAATCCCGCCGGCCCGCCCGCTTCCCTGGCGTCTCTGGAGGAACTTGGGGCCCGGCTGGCCCGCCATGCACCGGGCATCGCCGTGCTGGCCGGGAGCCTGCCGCAGGGCCTGCCCCCCGATGCATGGGTCATCCTGATGCGAGCGCTGCCTGCCGGAGGCTGCAAGCTGCTGCTGGACAGCAGTGGCCCGGCCTTCGAGGCCGCCCTGGCCGCCGGCCCGGCGCTGGTGAAGCCTAACCGGGCGGAGCTGGCGGGCCTGCTGGGCCGGCCACTGCCGGACCGTCCCGCCCTGATCCAGGCCGCGCTGGAATTACGGGCGAGGGGCGTGGAGCGTGTCGTGGTCTCGGATGGTGGGGCAGGGGCTCTGTTCCTATGGCCCGAAGCCATGCTTTGGGCCCGGCCGCCCAAGGTGACTTTGACGACGACGGTCGGTGCGGGTGACGCCATGGTGGCCGGGCTGGCTGCTGCCATGGCCCGGGATCTGGATGCCGAGGCGGCTGCCCGGCTGGCCAGCGGCTGCGCAGCCGCCGCAGTATCGAGGGATGTCGGGGCCATGGGGGGCGGTGTTCCCCGGCTTGAAGAGATTCAACGCCTCGCCGCCGCCACCGAGGTCGAGGCGCTGTGA
- the ptsP gene encoding phosphoenolpyruvate--protein phosphotransferase, with amino-acid sequence MILSAERIRLNASPPDKESAIRQAAELLVQTGAIQPGYAESMLRREGEADTFLGNGIAIPHGQRGDRGLIARTGIAVLQVPAGVRWNGDDVAHLVVAIAAQGDEHIAVLRRLTEVLGDEELARHLAKTSDTQDILRALDPDAPLPQATAPVAASAEGGLTAEVQAPAAAGLHARPARAVTQLAKTFQSTITLAFEGRQADARSMIALLQLGAGPGARILLTIRGPDAAAAMAALQAGFAEGLGDKDEQPPMPADRPPPLQPGQSLVPGSITGLPASPGVAVGVLHRFRSEAAGFAETSADPVGETSALEAALQATREELRDLAQEMAVRIGAKHAEIFSAHAEFLDDPELLTEAHAAIANGASAPAAWRDATESRAAALAGLGDALLAARAIDLKDVARRLLRHLVGPDEEAAALPERAVVAAEDLTPSETASLDPAKVVGMVTSAGGPTAHTAILARAMGIPAVVAAGPAVLELADGTPVVLDGDNGYLHPDPDDMALAAAEAAMARGRDRAAAARHAAFRPAVTRDGRRVEVAANVRRPEEAAEAVAAGAEGSGLVRSEFLFHDRAEPPSEEEQFDLYRRLAEGFGGLPVVLRTLDAGGDKPLRFVRHPAEANPFLGLRGLRLSLAEPQLFRTQVRAALRAARHGDIKLMLPMVDGLEDLHAARALIEAERAALEAPRVEVGIMVEVPSAAVMADQLAGEADFFSIGTNDLTQYTLAVDRLHPTMGARSDALDPAVLRLIDMTVRAAHARGRWVGVCGNMAADAMAAPILLGLGVDELSVSIPNVAVLKAQLRALDMARAEDVARQALNCGTAAEVRRLAGLRELADAT; translated from the coding sequence GTGATTCTTTCCGCCGAACGCATCCGCCTGAATGCCAGCCCTCCGGATAAGGAATCCGCCATCCGGCAGGCTGCGGAGCTGCTGGTGCAGACGGGCGCCATTCAGCCCGGCTATGCCGAGAGCATGCTGCGGCGGGAAGGGGAGGCGGATACCTTCCTGGGTAATGGCATCGCCATCCCGCATGGGCAGCGCGGTGACCGCGGGCTGATCGCCCGAACTGGCATCGCCGTGCTGCAGGTTCCGGCCGGGGTGCGCTGGAACGGCGACGACGTGGCGCATCTGGTCGTCGCCATCGCGGCGCAGGGCGACGAGCATATCGCCGTGTTGCGCCGACTGACGGAGGTGCTGGGCGACGAGGAACTGGCCCGGCACCTCGCCAAAACCTCTGACACACAGGACATCCTGCGCGCCCTGGACCCGGACGCGCCGCTGCCGCAGGCCACGGCACCCGTGGCCGCTTCGGCCGAAGGCGGCCTCACTGCGGAGGTCCAGGCTCCTGCCGCCGCCGGGCTTCACGCCCGTCCTGCGCGCGCCGTGACCCAACTGGCGAAGACATTCCAATCCACCATCACCCTTGCCTTCGAAGGTCGGCAGGCCGACGCGCGCAGCATGATCGCGCTTCTGCAACTGGGTGCAGGGCCTGGTGCCCGGATTCTTCTGACCATCAGGGGGCCGGATGCCGCGGCGGCCATGGCGGCGTTGCAGGCCGGCTTCGCCGAAGGCCTGGGCGACAAGGATGAACAGCCGCCGATGCCGGCGGACCGGCCGCCGCCGTTGCAGCCAGGGCAATCGCTGGTCCCGGGCTCGATTACCGGCCTGCCGGCCAGTCCTGGCGTCGCGGTCGGCGTGCTGCACCGCTTCCGGTCGGAAGCCGCGGGTTTCGCGGAGACCTCCGCCGACCCGGTTGGCGAGACCTCGGCGCTGGAGGCCGCGCTCCAGGCGACGCGCGAGGAATTGCGGGACCTGGCGCAGGAGATGGCCGTCCGCATCGGTGCCAAACACGCGGAGATTTTCTCGGCCCATGCCGAGTTCCTGGACGACCCCGAGCTGCTGACGGAGGCACATGCCGCCATCGCCAACGGCGCATCCGCCCCCGCCGCCTGGCGCGACGCCACGGAAAGCCGGGCTGCCGCGCTGGCGGGCCTGGGCGATGCATTACTGGCCGCGCGTGCCATCGACCTGAAGGACGTGGCGCGCAGGCTGCTGCGCCACCTCGTCGGCCCTGACGAGGAGGCCGCGGCGCTGCCGGAGCGCGCCGTCGTTGCGGCGGAAGACCTGACGCCGTCAGAGACCGCTAGCCTGGACCCCGCGAAAGTCGTGGGCATGGTGACTTCCGCTGGCGGGCCGACGGCGCATACCGCCATCCTGGCTCGGGCCATGGGCATTCCCGCCGTCGTGGCCGCCGGACCCGCCGTGCTGGAGTTGGCGGACGGAACGCCGGTGGTCCTGGATGGCGACAATGGCTATCTGCATCCGGACCCCGACGACATGGCCCTTGCCGCCGCCGAGGCCGCCATGGCGCGCGGACGGGACCGTGCCGCCGCCGCCCGGCATGCCGCCTTCCGCCCCGCCGTCACGCGGGACGGCCGGCGGGTGGAGGTGGCCGCCAATGTCCGCCGGCCGGAGGAGGCGGCGGAGGCGGTCGCCGCCGGGGCGGAGGGCAGCGGGCTGGTCCGCAGCGAATTCCTGTTCCACGACCGTGCGGAGCCGCCGTCGGAAGAGGAGCAGTTCGATCTTTACCGGCGCTTGGCTGAGGGTTTCGGCGGCCTGCCGGTGGTCCTCCGCACCCTGGATGCCGGGGGCGACAAGCCGCTGCGCTTCGTGCGGCATCCGGCCGAGGCCAATCCCTTCCTGGGGCTGCGTGGCTTGCGCCTGTCCCTCGCCGAGCCGCAACTCTTCCGCACACAGGTCCGCGCGGCGCTGCGGGCAGCGCGGCATGGCGACATCAAGCTGATGCTGCCGATGGTGGATGGGCTGGAAGACCTGCACGCTGCCCGCGCCTTGATCGAGGCCGAGCGCGCGGCGCTGGAGGCGCCGCGGGTGGAAGTCGGCATCATGGTCGAGGTGCCATCGGCCGCCGTCATGGCCGACCAGTTGGCCGGAGAGGCGGACTTCTTCTCCATCGGCACCAATGACCTGACGCAATACACCCTGGCCGTGGACCGGCTGCACCCGACCATGGGCGCGCGATCCGACGCATTGGACCCGGCGGTGCTGCGGCTGATCGACATGACCGTGCGTGCCGCCCATGCGCGGGGCCGCTGGGTAGGCGTCTGCGGCAACATGGCTGCGGATGCCATGGCCGCTCCCATCCTGCTGGGGCTTGGGGTGGATGAACTCTCCGTCTCCATCCCGAATGTCGCGGTACTGAAGGCGCAGCTACGGGCCCTGGATATGGCCAGGGCCGAGGACGTCGCGCGGCAGGCACTGAACTGCGGCACCGCCGCCGAGGTGCGGCGCCTGGCCGGCCTGCGGGAACTGGCCGATGCAACGTGA
- the ssb gene encoding single-stranded DNA-binding protein produces MAGSVNKVILIGNLGRDPEVRNFQNGGRVVNLRIATTENYKDREGNRQEKTEWHSVAIFNERLGEIAEKYLRKGSKVYVEGKLETRKWQDQAGQDRYSTEVTLRNFGGELTLLDGRGGAAGGGEEGGFSGGEGGGYGGGRGSSGGGERPPARQPQRSGWDAPKGGSDLDDDIPF; encoded by the coding sequence ATGGCCGGCAGCGTCAACAAGGTGATCCTGATCGGCAATCTGGGCCGGGATCCCGAAGTGCGGAATTTCCAGAACGGCGGCCGGGTGGTGAACCTGCGTATCGCCACCACCGAGAACTACAAGGACCGCGAGGGCAACCGTCAGGAGAAGACCGAGTGGCACTCGGTCGCCATCTTCAACGAGCGGCTGGGCGAGATCGCGGAGAAGTACCTCCGCAAGGGCAGCAAGGTCTATGTCGAGGGCAAGCTCGAAACCCGGAAGTGGCAGGACCAGGCGGGCCAGGACCGCTATTCGACCGAGGTGACACTGAGGAATTTCGGCGGTGAGCTGACGCTGCTCGACGGCCGTGGTGGCGCTGCTGGCGGGGGTGAGGAAGGCGGCTTCAGCGGCGGCGAGGGCGGTGGATATGGCGGCGGCCGCGGCTCCTCGGGCGGCGGCGAGCGCCCGCCGGCACGGCAGCCGCAGCGTAGTGGCTGGGATGCGCCGAAGGGCGGTAGCGACCTGGACGACGACATTCCGTTCTGA